The Siniperca chuatsi isolate FFG_IHB_CAS linkage group LG2, ASM2008510v1, whole genome shotgun sequence genome window below encodes:
- the rem1 gene encoding GTP-binding protein REM 1 translates to MTLNTQREKEPLRRRGSTPIPPAHFYQHPSWTRDPRFPGSTQPDPEQPRPQRSHPPLGQSASYHPGDKSLHYRAQWSSDSEDDSQSDSDCVYRVVLLGDHGVGKTCLAGIFAGITEKDEQPGEDTYERTLTVDGEETTLIVMDTWENDKLEGEDGSFQEGCLKVGSAYVIVYSVTDRSSFDSAAELRITLRRIRQAENIPIILVGNKSDLVRSREVAVEEGRACAVVFDCKFIETSASLQHNVAELFEGVVRQIRLRRDGSEAVQRRRSIYKRKESLSQKARRFLDRLVARNNQRMAVKVRSKSCHDLAVL, encoded by the exons ATGACCCTCAACAcccagagagagaaggagcCCCTGCGGCGGCGAGGAAGCACGCCGATTCCTCCCGCCCACTTCTACCAGCACCCGTCCTGGACTCGGGACCCTCGGTTCCCCGGCAGTACCCAGCCGGACCCAGAGCAGCCCCGCCCCCAACGCAGCCACCCTCCTCTGGGACAGTCGGCGTCCTACCACCCTGGAGACAAGTCCCTCCACTACCGCGCCCAGTGGAGTTCAGACTCGGAGGACGACTCGCAGAGTGACTCGGACTGTGTTTACAGAGTGGTGTTGCTAGGCGACCACGGCGTTGGAAAGACCTGCCTCGCAGGAATCTTTGCCGGGATCACAGAGAAAGATGAACAACCTGGAG AGGACACATACGAGCGGACACTGACAGTAGATGGAGAGGAAACCACGCTCATCGTCATGGATACCTGGGAGAACGACAAACTg GAGGGGGAGGACGGCTCCTTTCAGGAAGGCTGTCTGAAGGTTGGGAGTGCTTATGTCATTGTCTACTCTGTCACTGACCGCTCTAGCTTCGATTCCGCAGCTGAGCTCCGAATCACATTGCGACGCATCCGCCAGGCCGaaaacattcccatcatcctcgtGGGCAACAAGAGCGACCTGGTCCGTTCCAGAGAAGTCGCTGTGGAAG AGGGCCGAGCATGTGCGGTGGTGTTTGACTGTAAGTTCATTGAGACGTCGGCGTCTCTGCAGCATAACGTGGCCGAGCTGTTCGAGGGCGTGGTCCGACAGATCCGCCTCCGTCGGGACGGCAGTGAGGCCGTCCAGCGCCGACGCTCCATCTACAAACGCAAAGAGAGCCTTTCCCAGAAGGCTCGGAGATTCCTGGACCGGCTAGTAGCACGCAACAACCAGCGCATGGCGGTCAAAGTGCGGTCCAAGAGCTGCCATGACCTGGCCGTCCTCTGA